One stretch of Streptomyces sp. 135 DNA includes these proteins:
- a CDS encoding nitronate monooxygenase family protein: MQTELSKRLGAEHAIFGFTPFPAVAAAISRAGGFGVLGAVRYTAPDELARDLDWMQEHVDGRPYGLDVVMPAKKVEGVTEADVEAMIPEGHRQFVEDTLAKHGVPELAEGEASGWRITGWMEQVARDQLDVAFDYPIGLLANALGSPPADVIERAHARGVLVAALAGSARHARKHADAGIDVVVAQGYEAGGHTGEIASMVLTPEAVEAVAPLPVLAAGGIGSGEQIAAALALGAQGVWLGSLWLTTTEADLHSPALTRKLLAAGSGDTVRSRALTGKPARQLRTRWTDAWDDPQGPGPLPMPLQGLLVAEAVSRIQKYEVQELLGTPVGQIVGRMNSERSVQAVFDDLTRGFERALDRVNRIAGRGGQS, from the coding sequence ATGCAGACGGAGTTGAGCAAGAGACTGGGAGCCGAGCACGCCATCTTCGGTTTCACGCCCTTCCCCGCGGTGGCCGCCGCCATCAGCAGGGCGGGCGGGTTCGGGGTGCTCGGCGCGGTCCGCTACACGGCGCCGGACGAACTGGCCAGGGACCTCGACTGGATGCAGGAGCACGTCGACGGCCGGCCCTACGGCCTCGACGTCGTCATGCCCGCCAAGAAGGTCGAAGGCGTCACGGAGGCCGACGTCGAGGCGATGATCCCCGAAGGGCACCGGCAGTTCGTCGAGGACACCCTCGCCAAGCACGGAGTGCCCGAACTCGCCGAGGGCGAGGCGTCCGGCTGGCGCATCACAGGCTGGATGGAGCAGGTCGCCCGCGACCAGCTCGACGTCGCCTTCGACTACCCGATCGGACTCCTCGCCAACGCGCTCGGCTCACCCCCGGCCGACGTGATCGAGCGCGCCCACGCCCGGGGCGTCCTCGTCGCCGCCCTCGCCGGCAGCGCCCGCCACGCCCGCAAACACGCGGACGCCGGCATCGACGTCGTCGTGGCCCAGGGGTACGAGGCGGGCGGCCACACCGGCGAGATCGCCTCCATGGTGCTCACCCCCGAAGCCGTCGAGGCGGTCGCGCCGCTGCCGGTCCTCGCCGCCGGCGGCATCGGCAGCGGCGAGCAGATCGCGGCCGCGCTCGCGCTCGGCGCGCAGGGCGTCTGGCTCGGCTCCCTGTGGCTCACCACCACCGAGGCCGACCTGCACTCGCCCGCCCTCACCCGGAAACTGCTGGCCGCGGGCTCCGGGGACACGGTCCGCTCCCGCGCCCTGACCGGCAAACCGGCACGGCAGCTGCGTACGCGGTGGACCGACGCCTGGGACGACCCGCAGGGCCCGGGGCCGCTGCCGATGCCGCTCCAAGGGCTCCTCGTCGCCGAGGCCGTGTCCCGCATCCAGAAGTACGAGGTACAGGAGCTGCTCGGCACCCCGGTCGGACAGATCGTCGGCCGGATGAACAGCGAACGCAGCGTCCAGGCCGTCTTCGACGATCTGACCCGCGGCTTCGAACGGGCCCTCGACCGGGTCAACCGCATCGCGGGAAGGGGCGGTCAGTCGTGA
- a CDS encoding GNAT family N-acetyltransferase has product MEADAVDRSGRAGPGGGSGSITVRRGVPAGAEPRAAELYWEAFGRKLGPALNPPEKAVPFIAAHLDPDRAVCALLGGRLVGLAGYQLEGRSLTGGSAGAVLRAYGRVRGLPRLLLLALFERRPAPGQLVMDGIAVDARMRGRGVGSLLLDEVAALAAEAGCREIRLDVIDTNPRARALYERRGFTAVRTERTPYLRGLLGFGAVTTMRRALGAGEAARGTRGTTEQ; this is encoded by the coding sequence ATGGAAGCCGACGCGGTGGACAGGAGCGGGCGCGCGGGGCCGGGTGGGGGCAGTGGATCCATCACGGTCCGGCGGGGCGTCCCGGCGGGCGCCGAACCGCGCGCGGCGGAGCTGTACTGGGAGGCCTTCGGCCGCAAACTCGGTCCGGCGCTGAACCCTCCGGAGAAGGCGGTGCCCTTCATCGCCGCCCACCTCGACCCCGATCGCGCGGTGTGCGCCCTGCTCGGCGGACGGCTCGTCGGCCTCGCCGGCTACCAGCTCGAAGGGCGCTCCCTCACCGGAGGCTCGGCCGGCGCCGTGCTGCGCGCGTACGGTCGCGTACGGGGCCTGCCCCGGCTCCTGCTCCTCGCCCTCTTCGAGCGACGCCCGGCCCCCGGTCAGCTCGTGATGGACGGCATCGCCGTGGACGCGCGGATGCGGGGCCGCGGGGTGGGCAGCCTGCTCCTCGACGAAGTGGCCGCCCTGGCGGCGGAGGCCGGCTGCCGGGAGATCAGACTGGACGTGATCGACACCAACCCGCGCGCCAGAGCCCTGTACGAGCGCCGCGGCTTCACGGCCGTACGGACCGAACGCACGCCCTACCTGCGCGGGCTGCTCGGCTTCGGGGCGGTGACCACCATGCGCCGCGCCCTCGGAGCGGGCGAAGCGGCGCGAGGGACGAGAGGAACCACGGAGCAGTGA
- a CDS encoding FAD-dependent oxidoreductase gives MERTTCCVVGGGPAGLMLGLLLARAGIQVTVLEKHGDFLRDFRGDTVHPSTLRLLDELGLGERFARLPSRKLREMRMRIDDTTVVAGDLRHIPGRHKYIAMVPQWDFLDLLAGEAATEPSFTLRMRTTATGLLTDASGKVTGVRYRSDDGTSSELTADLTVACDGRHSLVRAAAGLTPVAYDVPIDVWQVGVPAPPDATKSGRVFLSVRDGQIAATMDRGEYYQTSYLIEKGTDAELRAHGIDWFRDRLGALLGWDRTTTAGIRSWDDVKLLEVTMGRLPRWYTAGLLCIGDAAHTMSPVGGVGVNLAVQDAVAAARILAGPLRRGRVGVHDLARVQKRRLFPTVVTQKQQLAEHEMLLRPALAGTLRGDRLPVPLRMLRRVPPLRTVAGYLGGVGVRPEHAPEFARRALSR, from the coding sequence ATGGAACGCACGACGTGCTGTGTGGTGGGCGGCGGCCCGGCCGGTCTGATGCTCGGTCTGCTGCTGGCCCGGGCGGGGATCCAGGTGACGGTCCTGGAGAAACACGGCGACTTCCTGCGGGACTTCCGCGGTGACACCGTGCATCCGTCGACCCTGCGCCTGCTCGACGAACTCGGCCTCGGGGAGCGCTTCGCCCGCCTTCCCTCCCGCAAGCTCCGGGAGATGCGGATGCGCATCGACGACACGACGGTCGTCGCCGGGGACCTGCGGCACATTCCCGGCCGGCACAAGTACATCGCGATGGTCCCGCAGTGGGACTTCCTCGATCTGCTGGCGGGCGAGGCCGCCACCGAGCCGTCGTTCACGCTGCGGATGCGGACGACGGCGACCGGTCTGCTCACCGACGCCTCGGGCAAGGTCACCGGTGTGCGGTACCGCAGCGACGACGGCACGTCCAGCGAGCTCACCGCCGATCTGACCGTGGCCTGCGACGGCCGCCACTCCCTGGTCCGCGCCGCCGCAGGGCTCACCCCGGTCGCGTACGACGTGCCGATCGACGTCTGGCAGGTCGGCGTGCCCGCGCCGCCCGACGCGACCAAGAGCGGCCGCGTCTTCCTCTCCGTCCGCGACGGCCAGATCGCCGCCACCATGGACCGCGGGGAGTACTACCAGACCTCCTACCTCATCGAGAAGGGCACCGACGCCGAGCTGCGGGCCCATGGAATCGACTGGTTCCGCGACCGGCTGGGTGCGCTGCTCGGCTGGGACCGCACCACGACGGCGGGGATCCGCTCCTGGGACGACGTGAAGCTCCTGGAGGTCACCATGGGCCGCCTGCCCCGCTGGTACACGGCGGGCCTGCTCTGCATCGGCGACGCCGCGCACACCATGTCGCCGGTCGGCGGCGTCGGCGTCAACCTCGCCGTGCAGGACGCCGTCGCCGCGGCTCGCATCCTCGCCGGGCCGCTGCGGCGGGGCCGGGTCGGCGTACACGATCTGGCGCGGGTGCAGAAGCGGCGCCTGTTCCCGACGGTGGTGACGCAGAAGCAGCAGCTCGCCGAGCACGAGATGCTGCTGCGACCGGCGCTGGCGGGAACGCTGCGCGGCGACCGGCTTCCGGTGCCGCTGCGGATGCTGCGCCGGGTGCCCCCGCTGCGGACGGTCGCGGGGTACCTCGGCGGCGTGGGCGTACGTCCGGAGCACGCGCCGGAGTTCGCCCGGCGCGCGCTCAGCCGGTGA
- a CDS encoding oxygenase MpaB family protein, with product MPEPAREPDPGLFGPESVTWQVHSDPMMWVAGIRALYLQALHPRAVRGVMQNSDFRKDAWGRLMRTARFVGTTTYGTTEAAEKAGARVRKIHAMLGATDPDTGERYGVDEPALLLWVHCAEIGSYLHVVRRSGIRMTDTLADRYVDEHRHSARLVGLDPGEVPGSTAELAAYFERVRPELAAGPDARAVDDFLRRPPTHRLLTPARALLWRRVADLAYASLPPYAHRLYGRPAPPAATVTRTLVRTGTILRTVPARVRWQLPPKHVLSAMARLGPGSRPAPYKLDRGDAILDGPGRAQRGNGGDSATWRTPG from the coding sequence ATGCCCGAGCCCGCGCGTGAGCCCGACCCCGGTCTCTTCGGGCCGGAGTCCGTGACCTGGCAGGTGCACTCCGACCCCATGATGTGGGTCGCCGGGATACGCGCCCTGTACCTCCAGGCCCTGCACCCCCGGGCCGTCCGAGGCGTCATGCAGAACAGCGACTTCCGCAAGGACGCCTGGGGGCGCCTGATGCGCACCGCCCGCTTCGTCGGCACCACCACCTACGGCACCACCGAGGCGGCCGAGAAGGCGGGCGCCCGCGTCCGCAAGATCCACGCCATGCTCGGGGCCACCGACCCGGACACGGGGGAGCGGTACGGCGTCGACGAGCCGGCGCTGCTGCTCTGGGTGCACTGCGCCGAGATCGGCTCCTACCTCCATGTCGTACGCCGCTCGGGGATCCGGATGACGGACACGCTCGCCGACCGGTACGTCGACGAGCACCGGCACAGCGCCCGGCTCGTCGGCCTCGACCCCGGCGAGGTCCCCGGCTCGACGGCCGAACTCGCCGCGTACTTCGAGAGGGTGCGCCCCGAACTCGCCGCCGGGCCCGACGCCCGCGCCGTCGACGACTTCCTCCGCAGGCCGCCGACGCACCGCCTGCTCACCCCGGCGCGCGCCCTGCTGTGGCGGCGCGTGGCCGATCTGGCGTACGCCTCCCTGCCGCCGTACGCCCACCGGCTGTACGGCAGACCCGCCCCGCCGGCCGCCACGGTGACCCGCACCCTGGTCCGCACCGGCACCATCCTGCGCACCGTCCCCGCGCGTGTGCGCTGGCAACTTCCGCCGAAGCACGTCCTGAGCGCCATGGCCCGCCTCGGTCCCGGCAGCCGCCCGGCCCCGTACAAACTCGACAGAGGGGACGCCATACTGGACGGGCCGGGGAGGGCGCAGCGAGGCAACGGGGGCGACAGCGCGACATGGCGGACACCAGGCTGA
- a CDS encoding PaaX family transcriptional regulator C-terminal domain-containing protein — MLVHALIREDGTVAADELYAVANTLGMSDQQVRLCVKRLVTEGRFTHEGRGRKAELRATADTVRALAPNADFLRHAFRQDAGNAPWDGVWHLAAFAVPESARTARDTLRETLVHLGGSPLQGGLYVCANAWEPYVEDAARRMEVHDALTLLTTTNLCRGTTRDPVELARDLWPLPEIADRYHRLTRVARPCLKRLTGSAALAPAELLTIAIELAAELSRAMEPDPLLPPELLPRPWPGTQARELVARCWAALRAREEGGSRPAVFRLYADLTREEADRVTG, encoded by the coding sequence ATGCTCGTGCACGCGCTGATCCGCGAGGACGGCACCGTCGCCGCCGACGAGCTGTACGCCGTCGCCAACACCCTCGGCATGAGCGACCAGCAGGTCAGGCTCTGCGTCAAACGCCTGGTCACGGAGGGCCGGTTCACGCACGAGGGCCGCGGCCGCAAGGCGGAGCTGCGGGCGACCGCGGACACCGTGCGCGCCCTCGCCCCGAACGCCGACTTCCTGCGGCACGCCTTCCGGCAGGACGCCGGGAACGCACCCTGGGACGGCGTCTGGCACCTGGCCGCCTTCGCGGTCCCCGAATCCGCGCGCACGGCGAGGGACACCCTGCGCGAGACGCTCGTCCACCTCGGCGGCTCCCCGCTCCAAGGCGGGCTGTACGTCTGCGCCAACGCCTGGGAGCCGTACGTCGAGGACGCGGCCCGCCGCATGGAGGTGCACGACGCGCTCACCCTCCTCACCACGACGAACCTGTGCAGGGGCACCACACGTGACCCCGTCGAACTGGCCCGCGACCTCTGGCCCCTGCCGGAGATCGCCGATCGCTACCACCGCCTCACCCGGGTCGCCCGCCCGTGCCTGAAGCGGCTCACGGGCTCCGCCGCGCTCGCCCCGGCCGAACTCCTCACCATCGCCATCGAGTTGGCCGCCGAGCTCAGCCGCGCCATGGAACCCGATCCGCTCCTGCCGCCCGAACTGCTGCCCCGCCCCTGGCCCGGCACGCAGGCCAGGGAGCTGGTCGCCCGGTGCTGGGCGGCCCTGCGCGCCCGGGAGGAGGGCGGCTCCCGGCCGGCCGTCTTCCGCCTCTACGCCGACCTCACGCGGGAGGAGGCGGACCGGGTCACCGGCTGA
- a CDS encoding TetR/AcrR family transcriptional regulator, producing MASRRGDRGDGTPTFIEQARRGQLIECTIDLISSKGYPATSLAAIAERAGLSKAAVLYHFASKDNLARATLAYVVERFTAYVDEKVAAAPDPRAAVVAYVRAMIGYQRDNRRHVRVITEMLLDDADGTRLKNPGGHDTAGRWNALADLLAAGQRAGVLREFDPPTVALAIGGAIDGVVAHWLVHPGLDLDAAADELERFTLYAIESRD from the coding sequence ATGGCTTCCCGCCGAGGGGACCGAGGGGACGGCACGCCGACCTTCATCGAACAGGCCCGCCGCGGTCAGCTCATCGAGTGCACGATCGACCTGATCTCCTCCAAGGGCTACCCGGCGACGTCGCTCGCGGCGATCGCCGAGCGGGCGGGCCTGTCCAAGGCCGCGGTCCTCTACCACTTCGCGTCCAAGGACAACCTCGCCCGGGCCACCCTCGCGTACGTCGTCGAACGGTTCACCGCGTATGTGGACGAGAAGGTGGCCGCCGCGCCGGACCCGCGCGCGGCCGTCGTCGCCTACGTGCGGGCGATGATCGGCTACCAGCGGGACAACCGCCGTCACGTGCGCGTGATCACCGAGATGCTCCTCGACGACGCCGACGGCACCCGGCTCAAGAACCCCGGCGGCCATGACACGGCGGGCCGCTGGAACGCCCTCGCCGATCTCCTCGCCGCCGGTCAACGGGCGGGCGTGCTGCGGGAGTTCGACCCGCCGACGGTCGCCCTCGCCATCGGCGGCGCGATCGACGGGGTGGTCGCGCACTGGCTCGTCCACCCCGGCCTGGACCTGGACGCGGCGGCGGACGAACTGGAGAGGTTCACGCTGTACGCCATCGAGAGCCGCGACTGA
- a CDS encoding alpha/beta hydrolase produces the protein MRPSIKPHRRRLRIALWSLVTVLALTAGLGGVVVWQNSYAMDERRVTIRQGGHTLHGVLTTPRDGRARHGLVVYIHGDGPVDATHEDGYKPMWEANARAGYASLSWHKPGVAGAPGDWLGQSMADRADEAAAAIAWARARPDIDGRRIGLWGASQAGWVLPKVAAKTPVSFVVAVSPAVNWLRQGRYHLLAQLRADGASRSRVDAEVAESDATRRLLRRRATFQEYVRARGGDAGGMTAARWGFISRNYRADATEDLRALRGIPVLLVLAGHDLNVDTADTERVYRKVLAGHGSLTVEHYPDAAHSLVKRSVERSGTRTTLTALFAPRALFADGFLDGQRRFLRWPGR, from the coding sequence GTGCGCCCATCGATCAAGCCCCACCGGCGAAGACTCCGCATCGCCCTGTGGTCGCTCGTCACCGTCCTGGCCCTCACCGCGGGGCTCGGTGGTGTGGTGGTGTGGCAGAACTCCTACGCCATGGACGAGCGCCGGGTGACGATCCGTCAGGGTGGCCACACCCTGCACGGCGTGCTCACCACTCCCAGAGACGGCCGCGCGCGTCACGGCCTCGTCGTGTACATCCACGGCGACGGGCCGGTCGACGCCACCCACGAGGACGGCTACAAGCCCATGTGGGAGGCGAACGCACGGGCCGGATACGCCTCCCTCTCCTGGCACAAGCCCGGCGTCGCGGGCGCTCCCGGCGACTGGCTCGGGCAGTCCATGGCCGACCGGGCCGACGAGGCGGCCGCCGCCATCGCGTGGGCCCGCGCCCGGCCGGACATCGACGGTCGGCGGATCGGACTGTGGGGTGCCAGCCAGGCGGGCTGGGTCCTGCCGAAGGTCGCGGCGAAGACACCGGTGAGCTTCGTCGTCGCCGTCTCGCCCGCGGTCAACTGGCTCAGGCAGGGCCGCTACCACCTCCTCGCACAACTGCGGGCCGACGGCGCGTCCCGCAGCCGCGTGGACGCCGAGGTGGCCGAGAGCGACGCCACCCGGCGGCTCCTGCGGCGCCGCGCGACCTTCCAGGAGTACGTGCGGGCGCGGGGCGGTGACGCCGGCGGCATGACGGCCGCGCGCTGGGGCTTCATCTCCCGCAATTACCGCGCGGACGCCACGGAGGATCTGCGGGCCCTGCGCGGCATACCGGTACTGCTGGTCCTCGCGGGGCACGACCTCAACGTGGACACCGCCGACACGGAACGCGTCTACCGCAAGGTGCTGGCGGGCCATGGCTCCCTGACGGTCGAGCATTACCCGGACGCGGCCCACTCCCTGGTCAAACGGTCCGTCGAGCGGTCCGGCACGAGGACCACGCTCACCGCGCTCTTCGCCCCTCGCGCGCTCTTCGCCGACGGGTTCCTGGACGGCCAGCGACGGTTCCTGCGCTGGCCGGGCCGATAG
- the rph gene encoding rifamycin-inactivating phosphotransferase yields the protein MVGLRDREIDETSVALVGGKGAHLGGLSRIEGIHVPDGFCVTTDAFRRAMAHVPSLDERLDRLSRLDLDDQEAIRTLSAEIRRIIEGTPVPDDLTAAVTRALARLGEQEAYAVRSSATAEDLPTASFAGQQDTYLNVVGPTEILRHISRCWASLFTERAVTYRRRNGIDHRAVHMAVVVQRMVFPRAAGILFTADPVTGDRTAATVDAGFGLGEAMVSGLVNPDVYKVRHGEVVARTIAAKHRALHAVATGGTREVAVDARQQEQPALTDEQVVELVRLGRRIEAHFGRPQDIEWCLADDGFRIVQSRPITTLFPIPEADDQENHVYVSVGHQQMMTDPMKPLGLSMWQLTAMVPMHAAGGRLFVDVTRRLASPASRDALLDAVGRGDPLIRDALETVLDRADFIPSLPDEGPGPTGGAPAPAPAPAPVATDPAIVTGLVERSRTSVAALERDIRTKTGPALFDFLLEEAFEEHKRVLGDPLNMRVIMAGMDATWWLNDKLREWLGEKNAADTLTLSAPGNVTSEMGLALLDVADVVRPYPEVVAFLQGVEDDDFLDELAKLPGGSAARDAFEAYLDRYGMRCVGEIDLTRPRWREHPSALVPVILDNVRNFEPGAARRRFEEGRQAALKKEGDVLARLRTLPDGERKAAETKAMIDRVRTFIGYREYPKYDIVSRSFVYKQALLAEAGRLVRDGVLAEKEDAFYLTFQELHDVVRSGQADGRLIQERKEAFRSYRALTPPRVLTSDGEGVCGAYRRADVPAGALVGLPVSVGTIEGRARVVLDMADADLEAGDILVTAFTDPSWSPLFVAIKGLVTEVGGPMTHGAVIAREYGLPAVVGVEQATRLIRDGQRIRVHGTDGYVELLS from the coding sequence GTGGTGGGTCTCCGGGACCGGGAGATCGACGAGACCAGCGTCGCGCTGGTCGGCGGCAAGGGCGCGCACTTGGGCGGGTTGTCGCGGATCGAGGGCATCCACGTCCCGGACGGCTTCTGCGTGACGACGGACGCCTTCCGGCGGGCCATGGCGCACGTGCCGTCGCTCGACGAACGGCTCGACCGGTTGTCGCGCCTCGACCTGGACGACCAGGAAGCGATCCGCACGCTCAGCGCGGAGATCCGCCGGATCATCGAAGGGACTCCGGTCCCGGACGATCTGACGGCGGCCGTCACCCGCGCCCTCGCCCGGCTCGGCGAGCAAGAGGCCTACGCCGTACGGTCCAGCGCGACGGCGGAGGACCTGCCGACGGCCTCCTTCGCCGGCCAGCAGGACACCTACCTGAACGTCGTGGGGCCGACGGAGATCCTGCGGCACATCAGCCGGTGCTGGGCCTCGCTGTTCACCGAGCGGGCCGTCACCTACCGCCGGCGCAACGGCATCGACCACCGCGCGGTCCACATGGCCGTGGTCGTGCAGCGGATGGTCTTCCCGCGGGCGGCGGGCATCCTGTTCACGGCCGACCCCGTCACGGGTGACCGCACGGCCGCCACCGTGGACGCCGGTTTCGGCCTGGGCGAGGCCATGGTCTCCGGCCTGGTCAACCCGGACGTCTACAAGGTGCGGCACGGTGAAGTCGTCGCCAGGACGATCGCCGCCAAACACCGTGCCCTGCACGCCGTGGCGACCGGCGGTACGCGGGAAGTGGCCGTCGACGCGCGGCAACAGGAGCAGCCGGCGCTGACGGACGAGCAGGTCGTGGAACTCGTACGGCTCGGGCGGCGGATCGAAGCGCACTTCGGCCGCCCGCAGGACATCGAATGGTGCCTGGCCGATGACGGCTTCCGCATCGTCCAGAGCCGGCCGATCACGACGCTGTTCCCCATTCCGGAGGCCGACGACCAGGAGAACCACGTCTACGTCTCCGTCGGCCACCAGCAGATGATGACCGACCCCATGAAGCCGCTGGGGCTCTCCATGTGGCAGCTGACGGCCATGGTGCCGATGCACGCCGCCGGCGGCAGACTGTTCGTCGACGTCACCCGGCGCCTGGCCTCACCCGCGAGCCGCGACGCCCTGCTGGATGCCGTGGGGAGAGGCGATCCGCTGATCAGGGACGCGCTGGAGACCGTCCTCGACCGCGCGGACTTCATCCCGTCCCTCCCGGACGAGGGTCCCGGCCCCACTGGTGGCGCCCCCGCCCCCGCCCCCGCCCCCGCCCCCGTCGCCACCGATCCGGCCATCGTCACCGGGCTGGTCGAGCGCAGCCGGACCTCCGTCGCCGCCCTGGAGCGCGACATCCGTACCAAGACGGGACCGGCGCTCTTCGACTTTCTGCTGGAGGAGGCCTTCGAGGAGCACAAGCGCGTCCTCGGCGATCCGCTGAACATGCGGGTGATCATGGCCGGGATGGACGCCACCTGGTGGCTCAACGACAAGCTGCGGGAGTGGCTCGGGGAGAAGAACGCGGCCGACACGCTCACGCTGTCCGCCCCCGGCAACGTCACGTCGGAGATGGGCCTTGCCCTGCTCGACGTCGCGGATGTGGTCCGTCCGTATCCGGAAGTGGTGGCCTTCTTGCAAGGGGTCGAGGACGACGACTTCCTGGACGAACTGGCGAAGCTTCCGGGCGGGAGCGCGGCGCGCGACGCCTTCGAGGCCTACCTCGACCGGTACGGCATGCGCTGCGTCGGCGAGATCGACCTCACGAGGCCGCGGTGGCGCGAGCACCCCTCGGCGCTCGTACCCGTGATCCTCGACAACGTCAGGAACTTCGAGCCCGGCGCCGCCCGGCGGCGCTTCGAGGAAGGGCGTCAGGCGGCCCTGAAGAAGGAGGGGGACGTCCTGGCCCGCTTGCGGACACTGCCGGACGGGGAGCGGAAGGCCGCCGAGACGAAGGCGATGATCGACCGGGTCCGCACCTTCATCGGCTACCGCGAGTACCCGAAGTACGACATCGTCAGCCGCTCCTTCGTCTACAAGCAGGCCCTGCTGGCGGAGGCCGGGCGCCTCGTGCGGGACGGCGTGCTCGCCGAGAAGGAGGACGCCTTCTACCTGACGTTCCAGGAGTTGCACGACGTCGTGCGCTCGGGGCAGGCGGACGGAAGGCTCATCCAGGAACGCAAGGAGGCCTTCCGCTCGTACCGGGCGCTCACACCGCCCCGGGTGCTCACATCGGACGGCGAGGGCGTCTGCGGGGCGTACCGGCGCGCGGACGTGCCGGCCGGGGCCCTGGTCGGCCTGCCGGTCTCCGTCGGGACCATCGAGGGCAGGGCCCGCGTCGTCCTCGACATGGCGGACGCCGATCTGGAGGCGGGCGACATCCTGGTCACGGCCTTCACCGACCCCAGCTGGTCGCCCCTGTTCGTCGCGATCAAGGGCCTGGTGACGGAGGTCGGCGGTCCGATGACCCATGGCGCGGTGATCGCCCGCGAGTACGGCTTGCCGGCTGTCGTGGGGGTGGAGCAAGCCACCCGGCTGATCCGGGACGGGCAGCGGATCCGGGTGCACGGGACGGACGGGTACGTCGAACTCCTGTCCTGA
- a CDS encoding NAD(P)/FAD-dependent oxidoreductase — protein sequence MPDRDAYDAVIVGGGHNGLVAAAYLARAGRSVLLLERLGGTGGAAVSSRPFAGVDARLSRYSYLVSLLPKKIVRDLDLDFRVRTRTISSYTPTERAGRPTGLLVGGGEARTRQAFARLTGDSREYEAWRNFYAMTGQVARRVFPTLTEPLPSRDELRDRVDDATAWRTLFEEPIGTAIEERFADDLVRGIVLTDGLIGTFADAHDPALRQNRCFLYHVIGGGTGDWNVPVGGMGALTGALADSARIAGARLRTGCEVTRIDTDGRRGEVTYREGDSGERTVAARHVLVNASPQALAALLGEEPPAPAEGAQFKVNMLLKRLPRLRDTSVDPRDAFAGTFHIAEGYEELATAYAQAAGGATPAVPPSEIYCHSLTDPTILAPDLVERGYQTLTLFGLHTPARLFARDNDAVRADLLRTTLAQLDAHLAEPIADCLALDAEGRPCVEAKTPLDLERDLRLPGGHIFHGDLAFPYADEGSGRWGVATRHANVLLCGAGAVRGGGVSGIPGHNAAMAALGE from the coding sequence ATGCCTGATCGCGATGCGTACGACGCCGTCATCGTCGGCGGTGGTCACAACGGTCTCGTCGCCGCCGCCTACCTCGCCCGCGCCGGGCGGTCCGTGCTGCTTCTGGAGCGGCTCGGCGGGACCGGGGGCGCCGCCGTGTCCAGTCGGCCCTTCGCCGGGGTCGACGCGCGGCTGTCCCGGTACTCGTACCTCGTCAGCCTCCTTCCGAAGAAGATCGTCCGGGATCTCGACCTGGACTTCAGGGTGCGGACGCGCACCATCTCCTCGTACACCCCGACCGAGCGCGCGGGCCGCCCCACCGGCCTGCTGGTCGGGGGCGGCGAGGCCCGCACCCGGCAGGCCTTCGCGCGGCTCACCGGCGACAGCCGCGAGTACGAAGCCTGGCGGAACTTCTACGCCATGACCGGGCAGGTCGCCCGCCGCGTCTTCCCCACGCTCACCGAGCCCCTGCCCAGCCGCGACGAACTGCGCGACCGCGTCGACGACGCCACCGCCTGGCGCACCCTCTTCGAGGAGCCCATCGGCACGGCGATCGAGGAGCGCTTCGCCGACGACCTCGTACGCGGCATCGTCCTCACCGACGGCCTCATCGGCACCTTCGCCGACGCCCACGACCCGGCCCTGCGGCAGAACCGCTGCTTCCTCTACCACGTCATCGGCGGCGGCACCGGCGACTGGAACGTGCCCGTCGGCGGCATGGGCGCCCTCACCGGCGCCCTCGCCGACTCCGCTCGCATCGCGGGCGCACGGCTGCGCACGGGGTGCGAGGTGACGCGGATCGACACCGACGGGCGGCGCGGCGAGGTCACCTACCGGGAGGGCGACAGCGGCGAGCGGACCGTCGCCGCGCGCCACGTCCTCGTCAACGCCTCCCCGCAGGCCCTCGCCGCCCTCCTCGGCGAGGAGCCGCCCGCGCCCGCCGAAGGCGCCCAGTTCAAGGTCAACATGCTGCTCAAGCGGCTGCCGAGGCTGCGCGACACCTCCGTCGACCCACGGGACGCCTTCGCGGGGACCTTCCACATCGCCGAGGGGTACGAGGAGTTGGCGACGGCGTACGCCCAGGCCGCGGGCGGCGCCACGCCCGCGGTGCCGCCCTCCGAGATCTACTGCCACTCGCTCACCGACCCGACGATCCTCGCCCCCGACCTGGTCGAGCGCGGCTACCAGACCCTCACCCTCTTCGGCCTGCACACACCCGCCCGGCTCTTCGCACGGGACAACGACGCCGTACGCGCCGACCTCCTGAGGACGACGCTCGCCCAGCTCGACGCGCACCTCGCCGAGCCGATCGCCGACTGCCTCGCGCTGGACGCAGAGGGCCGCCCCTGCGTCGAGGCGAAGACCCCGCTCGACCTGGAACGGGACCTGCGGCTGCCCGGCGGCCACATCTTCCACGGCGACCTCGCCTTCCCCTATGCGGATGAGGGGAGCGGGCGTTGGGGCGTGGCGACCCGGCACGCGAACGTGCTGCTGTGCGGGGCGGGCGCCGTGCGCGGCGGAGGCGTCAGCGGCATCCCGGGGCACAACGCCGCCATGGCCGCTCTGGGCGAATAG